The following proteins are co-located in the Mesorhizobium sp. M1E.F.Ca.ET.045.02.1.1 genome:
- a CDS encoding amylo-alpha-1,6-glucosidase → MTQLDERKLDPAVALASLDETAPREPHRLFALKQGDCFAVTDAYGDIRGAGDGFFRDDTRVLSEFRLTVGGRQMSLLGASLSQDNVLFTSNLTNLPIQSAAGRDIPQGAIHIERVRLIWQDRLFDRITLSNYSREHSTIAVSLHFAADFRDMFEVRGSTRPKRGTVHVARTEKASVLLGYDGLDGLPRLSAISFSQAPDRLSDNRADFLIAVTKRSSKVLYVEVGPEIADTPGRDRFRAAAARARFGMRSKRRHGATVHSSGRVFNDWVERARADVALLTTELSTGPYPYAGIPWFSTAFGRDGVISGLQMLWLNPGLARGVLAFLAEHQATETSPFIDSQPGKIMHETRKGEMAALRELPFGRYYGGVDTTPLYIHLACAYADRTGDMAFVDTLWPSLKAAAEWTEEASRATGFVTYQRAAESGLANQGWKDSIDSVFHADGRIPKGPIALVEVQGYVFAAYRGLASLARRRGEFADAEHWENRAEEMRLAVERDFWMDDLNFYALAIDGEGEPCKVRTSNAGHLLYVGLPELERAKMVADQLLSASFHSGWGLRTLADDAIFFNPMSYHNGSIWPHDTALCGVGLARYGERDSVVRMMSGTFESAVHFNMRLPELFCGFTRAPGEAPIAYPVACLPQAWSAGSTFMLMQACLGLEIDGWEGELHVTRPRLPIGIDTLTLRHLSVGDKSVDLAFQRVGDRVVAFLSDRHEGMVPLIVRT, encoded by the coding sequence ATGACGCAGCTCGACGAGCGCAAGCTCGATCCCGCGGTAGCCCTTGCCTCGCTTGACGAAACGGCGCCGCGGGAGCCGCACCGGCTGTTCGCGCTCAAGCAGGGCGACTGTTTTGCCGTCACGGACGCCTATGGCGACATCAGAGGCGCCGGCGACGGTTTCTTTCGCGACGATACGCGCGTCCTTTCCGAGTTCCGCCTGACGGTCGGCGGCAGACAGATGTCGCTGCTCGGCGCCTCGCTCAGCCAGGACAATGTGCTGTTCACCAGCAACCTGACCAACCTGCCGATCCAGAGCGCCGCCGGCCGCGACATTCCGCAAGGCGCGATCCATATCGAGCGCGTCAGGCTGATCTGGCAGGACCGGCTGTTCGATCGCATCACGCTTTCCAACTACAGCCGCGAGCACTCGACCATTGCCGTCTCGCTGCATTTCGCCGCCGACTTCCGGGACATGTTCGAGGTGCGCGGCTCGACGCGGCCGAAACGCGGAACGGTCCATGTCGCCAGGACCGAGAAGGCATCGGTGCTGCTCGGCTATGACGGTCTCGACGGGTTGCCGCGCCTGTCGGCGATTTCCTTCTCGCAGGCCCCCGACCGGTTGAGCGACAATCGCGCCGACTTCCTGATCGCGGTCACCAAGCGCAGCAGCAAGGTGCTTTATGTCGAAGTCGGCCCGGAGATCGCGGATACACCCGGGCGCGACCGCTTCCGCGCCGCCGCGGCCCGCGCCCGTTTCGGCATGCGCTCCAAGCGCCGGCATGGTGCCACGGTGCACAGTTCGGGCCGCGTGTTCAACGATTGGGTCGAGCGCGCGCGCGCCGATGTCGCGCTGCTCACCACCGAACTCTCGACCGGGCCCTATCCCTATGCCGGCATTCCGTGGTTCTCGACGGCCTTCGGCCGCGACGGCGTGATTTCGGGGCTGCAGATGCTGTGGCTCAATCCCGGCCTGGCGCGCGGTGTGCTGGCGTTTCTTGCCGAGCATCAGGCGACGGAGACGTCGCCCTTCATCGATTCCCAGCCAGGCAAGATCATGCATGAGACGCGCAAGGGCGAGATGGCGGCGCTGCGCGAACTCCCCTTCGGCCGCTATTATGGCGGTGTCGACACGACCCCGCTCTACATTCATCTCGCCTGCGCCTATGCCGACCGCACCGGCGACATGGCCTTTGTCGACACACTTTGGCCGTCGCTCAAGGCGGCCGCCGAGTGGACGGAAGAGGCAAGCCGGGCGACGGGCTTCGTCACCTACCAGCGCGCGGCCGAGTCCGGTCTTGCCAACCAGGGCTGGAAAGACAGTATCGATTCCGTCTTCCATGCCGACGGACGGATTCCCAAGGGACCGATCGCCCTGGTCGAGGTGCAGGGCTATGTCTTTGCCGCCTATCGGGGCCTCGCCTCGCTCGCGCGCCGCCGCGGCGAGTTCGCCGATGCCGAGCATTGGGAAAACCGCGCCGAGGAAATGCGGTTGGCCGTCGAGCGCGATTTCTGGATGGACGATCTCAACTTCTACGCCCTTGCCATCGATGGCGAGGGCGAACCCTGCAAGGTCCGCACCTCCAATGCCGGGCATCTGCTTTATGTCGGGTTGCCGGAGCTGGAGCGGGCAAAGATGGTCGCCGACCAGTTGCTGTCGGCCTCTTTCCATTCCGGCTGGGGGCTGAGGACGCTCGCGGACGATGCGATCTTCTTCAACCCGATGTCCTACCACAACGGCTCGATCTGGCCGCACGACACCGCGCTTTGCGGCGTCGGCCTGGCGCGTTACGGCGAGCGCGACAGCGTGGTTCGGATGATGAGCGGCACCTTCGAGTCGGCCGTGCATTTCAACATGCGGCTGCCGGAATTGTTCTGCGGCTTCACCCGGGCGCCGGGCGAGGCGCCGATCGCCTATCCGGTCGCCTGCCTGCCGCAGGCCTGGTCGGCAGGCTCCACCTTCATGCTGATGCAGGCCTGCCTCGGCCTGGAAATCGATGGATGGGAAGGCGAACTGCACGTCACGCGCCCAAGGCTGCCGATCGGCATCGATACGCTCACGCTGCGGCATCTCAGCGTCGGCGACAAATCCGTCGACCTCGCTTTCCAACGGGTCGGCGACCGCGTCGTCGCCTTCCTGTCCGACCGGCACGAGGGCATGGTGCCGCTTATCGTGCGAACCTAG
- the otsB gene encoding trehalose-phosphatase, with protein MNLQTDLTPRLPEGRWALFLDIDGTLLEHAAHPDSVSVGEGLRLLLETIDQRLDGALAFITGRSIAAVDGLFDPLKLRIAGLYGLEHRLTPDGQIEAADEPEDMAALADEIELELASKAVYIERKGPVLAIHTRAAPHLLARATELVEAALARLPEGYRVIAGNAGVELMPLEAAKGAAIRRFMQLDPFSGRRPVFLGDDTSDENGFETVNAAGGISIRVKPQGETAARFAIADVASAIAWLEANFGTTDEEEIIRRSSALPT; from the coding sequence ATGAACTTACAGACAGATTTGACGCCACGACTCCCCGAAGGTCGATGGGCGCTTTTCCTCGACATTGACGGAACCTTGCTGGAACACGCGGCCCATCCGGACAGCGTGTCGGTCGGCGAGGGGCTGCGCCTCCTGCTGGAGACGATCGACCAGCGGCTGGACGGCGCGCTCGCCTTCATCACCGGCCGCTCGATCGCGGCCGTCGACGGCCTGTTCGACCCCTTGAAGCTGCGGATCGCCGGCCTCTATGGGCTGGAACACAGGCTGACGCCGGACGGGCAAATCGAGGCCGCCGACGAGCCGGAGGATATGGCGGCACTGGCCGACGAGATCGAGCTCGAGCTGGCAAGCAAGGCCGTCTATATCGAGCGCAAGGGCCCGGTGCTCGCTATTCACACAAGGGCGGCGCCGCATTTGCTGGCCCGCGCGACGGAACTGGTCGAGGCGGCGCTTGCCCGCCTGCCGGAAGGATACCGGGTCATCGCCGGCAATGCCGGCGTCGAGCTGATGCCGCTCGAAGCCGCCAAGGGGGCGGCGATCAGGCGCTTCATGCAGCTCGATCCGTTCAGCGGCCGGCGTCCGGTATTCCTCGGCGACGACACGTCGGACGAGAACGGCTTTGAGACCGTCAATGCCGCGGGCGGGATCTCGATCCGCGTGAAGCCGCAGGGCGAGACCGCGGCACGCTTCGCCATCGCCGACGTCGCCAGCGCGATCGCCTGGCTCGAGGCGAATTTCGGCACAACCGATGAAGAAGAAATCATCCGCCGCAGTTCGGCATTGCCTACCTAG
- a CDS encoding trehalose-6-phosphate synthase — MTQYGVDLLWVLILVSLGLSALAIFVSVSRHRHQHPKGVNTPAPGDDVASEAARKVLREFEKNGQSVDAALVTWSPETLRKILTEDLPDAQVIVVSNREPYIHNEDKNGDVELVVPASGLVSALEPITRACAGTWIAYGGGSADHVVVDANDRVQVPPGNPSYTLRRVWLTEEQYQGYYLGFANEGLWPLCHVAFTRPTFRDSDWEAYEAVNRKFADTVVAEARNERPIVLVQDYHFALLPRMIRERLPDAIVITFWHIPWPNSEVFSICPWRERILDGLLGSSIIGFHTQFHANNFTESVDRFMESRIERADAAISYGGQTTLVHAYPISIEWPVELLKALPSVEDSRQHIRERFGIPADAKLCVGVERLDYTKGILDRFHALDELFIRHPETIGKVVFLQIAAPSRGSLPAYKQLHEECLRLAEELNERYGNEHYHPVVLVAEHHSQKGVYEIYRAADICLVTSLHDGMNLVAKEFVASRDDEQGVLLLSTFAGASRELLEALIVNPYDAAMMSETMLQALTMGPEEQHERMRRMREIVRDNNVYRWAGSMLLDAARLRKRDELDRVTALSDRSLNGDNVVSIFERKQAVGFR; from the coding sequence ATGACACAATACGGCGTCGACCTCTTGTGGGTCCTTATCCTTGTAAGTCTCGGACTTTCCGCTCTCGCGATCTTCGTTTCAGTATCTAGGCACCGTCATCAGCATCCAAAGGGTGTGAACACGCCTGCCCCGGGTGACGATGTCGCCTCGGAAGCCGCGCGCAAGGTGTTGCGCGAATTCGAGAAGAACGGGCAGTCGGTCGACGCCGCCCTCGTCACCTGGTCGCCGGAGACGCTGCGCAAGATCCTCACCGAGGACCTGCCGGACGCACAGGTCATCGTCGTTTCCAACCGCGAACCCTACATCCACAATGAGGACAAGAACGGCGATGTCGAACTCGTCGTACCGGCGAGCGGACTGGTCTCGGCACTGGAGCCGATCACGCGCGCCTGCGCCGGCACATGGATCGCCTATGGCGGCGGCAGCGCAGACCACGTCGTGGTCGACGCGAATGACCGGGTGCAGGTGCCGCCTGGCAATCCCTCCTACACGCTGCGCCGGGTCTGGCTGACCGAAGAGCAATATCAGGGCTACTATCTCGGCTTCGCCAATGAAGGGCTGTGGCCGCTCTGCCATGTCGCCTTCACCCGCCCGACCTTCCGCGATTCTGACTGGGAAGCCTATGAGGCTGTCAACCGCAAGTTCGCCGATACGGTGGTCGCCGAGGCCCGCAACGAGCGGCCGATCGTGCTGGTCCAGGATTATCACTTCGCGCTGCTGCCGCGCATGATCCGCGAGCGCTTGCCGGACGCGATCGTCATCACTTTCTGGCACATTCCGTGGCCGAATTCGGAAGTGTTCAGCATCTGCCCATGGCGCGAACGCATCCTCGACGGGCTGCTCGGCAGCTCGATCATTGGGTTCCATACCCAATTCCACGCCAACAACTTCACCGAAAGCGTCGATCGTTTCATGGAGAGCCGGATCGAGCGCGCCGACGCCGCCATATCCTATGGCGGCCAAACGACGCTGGTGCATGCCTATCCGATCTCTATCGAATGGCCCGTCGAGTTGTTGAAGGCCCTGCCTTCGGTCGAGGACTCGCGACAACACATCCGCGAGCGGTTCGGCATTCCGGCCGATGCCAAGCTCTGCGTCGGCGTCGAGCGTCTCGACTACACCAAGGGCATCCTCGACCGCTTCCATGCGCTGGACGAGCTGTTCATCCGCCATCCGGAAACGATCGGCAAGGTGGTGTTCCTGCAGATCGCCGCGCCCAGCCGCGGCTCGCTGCCGGCCTACAAGCAACTGCATGAGGAATGCCTGCGCTTGGCCGAGGAGCTCAACGAGCGCTATGGCAACGAGCATTACCACCCTGTGGTGCTGGTGGCCGAGCATCACTCGCAGAAGGGTGTCTACGAAATCTATCGGGCCGCCGACATCTGCCTCGTCACAAGCCTGCATGACGGAATGAACCTCGTCGCCAAGGAATTTGTCGCCTCCCGCGATGACGAGCAGGGCGTGCTCCTGCTCAGCACCTTCGCCGGCGCCTCGCGCGAGCTGCTGGAGGCGCTGATCGTCAATCCCTATGACGCGGCGATGATGAGCGAGACCATGCTGCAGGCACTCACCATGGGGCCGGAAGAGCAGCACGAGCGCATGCGGCGCATGCGCGAGATCGTCCGCGACAACAACGTCTATCGCTGGGCCGGCAGCATGCTGCTCGACGCGGCGCGGCTCAGGAAGCGCGACGAGCTCGACCGGGTCACGGCTTTATCCGACCGGTCGCTGAATGGCGACAATGTCGTCTCCATATTCGAACGCAAACAGGCAGTCGGATTCCGATGA